GTGTCCCGGCTGATCACGTGCAGCCGCAGCCCGTACCGGAGGGTGCGGCCCCGGTCGGCGGCGATCCCCCGCAGCCGGGCGATGCGCTCACCGATCGCCGCCGGCGGTTCGCCCCACAGGAGTTGGACGTCCGCCCGGCGGGCGGCGACCTGTTCGGCGGCGGGCGAGGCGCCGCCGAAGTACAGCGGGACGGGGTGTTCGACGGCCGGGTCGACCAGGTGCGCGCCGTCCAGTCGCAGGTGCGCGCCCTCGTGGTCGACCCGCTTGCCGTCGAGCAGGTCCCGCAGCACGGCCATCACCTCGTCGGTGCGGGCGTAGCGCTCGTCGTGGGCGAGGTGGTCTCCGTAGGCGCGCTGCTCGGCGGGGTCGCCGCCGGTGACCACGTTCAGCCGGAGCCGACCGCCGGCGAACCGCCGGAAGGCGTCGGCCTGTTGGGCCAGCAGGGTGGGGCTGGCGAAGCCGGCCCGGAACGCCACCAGGAAGCCGATCCGGTCGGTGTGCTGGGTGAGCGCGGCCGCCAGGATCCAGGGATCGACGCAGCCGAGGCCGACCGGGGCGAGCAGCGAGGCGAAGCCGGCCTGTTCGGCGGCCCGCGCCACCTGGGCGAGGTAGCCGACGTCGGCGGGCCGCCGGGTGGCGGCGCCGGTGCGGGCCTGGACGGCGGTCACGCCGCCGGGGTCGCGGCCGTCCCCGCCGGTGGGCAGGAACCAGTGGAAGACGGGGGCAGGGGCAGACACGGGGGGTCCTCTTCTCCGGGGGTGGACCGGGAGCGGGCAGGTCGGACCCGTGCCCGGCTGAGGACCGGGCACGGCCGAGGAGTGGAACGGAAGCGGACGACTACCGGCCGGAACAGGACACGGCCGGGGCAGCGGTAGCGGTCAGGCGCGACAACAGGCAGCGGAACACACCCGGAGGAGGTCGATGTGACCCCGGGTGGTGAGGAAGACTCGCTGCGACATGCCGGGGAAGCTACCACGTCCGGGCCGGTCGGAGGCAGGGCGCGTCCGCATGCTGGGCGCTTCTGTCTCACATTCCGTCACTTCCCGGCCGTCGCGCCGGCGGTGACGGAGCGTCAGCAACGCGGCGGGCCCGCGCAGCCCGGACAGCCGGTTTCGCCCAGGCCCTTGACCGG
The DNA window shown above is from Streptomyces sp. TLI_171 and carries:
- a CDS encoding LLM class flavin-dependent oxidoreductase — its product is MSAPAPVFHWFLPTGGDGRDPGGVTAVQARTGAATRRPADVGYLAQVARAAEQAGFASLLAPVGLGCVDPWILAAALTQHTDRIGFLVAFRAGFASPTLLAQQADAFRRFAGGRLRLNVVTGGDPAEQRAYGDHLAHDERYARTDEVMAVLRDLLDGKRVDHEGAHLRLDGAHLVDPAVEHPVPLYFGGASPAAEQVAARRADVQLLWGEPPAAIGERIARLRGIAADRGRTLRYGLRLHVISRDTAEQAWAEADRILAGIDPEAVRASQARFAAMDSTGQARMAALHDHGTARDLLVAPNLWAGIGLVREGAGTALVGSHDEVAARLADYRALGVDEFILSGYPHLEEAYRVGEEVVPRVHALLSAGGAG